Within Desulforegula conservatrix Mb1Pa, the genomic segment AAGGCATTCCAGTGTCTCAGGATATGATCAGATTCAGCCCAATGACAGAAGAAGAACTTGCGTCCTATTTTTAAGAACACTACCTGAATATTGACAACATCGCAAAAAGTCTGATTATCGTCATTCCGGCGCAGGCCGGCATCCAGAAGTATTTGAAAACACTGGATGCCGGATCAAGCCCGGCATGACGCCGTTGCCTTTTTGTGTATTTTTGCGAGTTCGTCATTATTATCAGGAGCAAAGGTCCTAAAGCTTTACATACACTGGCTAATTATCTGAAAGTTTTTGCGGAGCTTTTTTCAAAAAGCGACCCGCTCGAGGCACTCGCCCTATCAGTTGTATAATTGTCTGACTCATAAGCTTCGCCTGACTTTGGTCGATCGGGTTACATTGCCTCGCCGGAGTTATTCGGATCAATGTCGGATTACGAGCAAAGGACTTATCTAATCCTACCTACTAACCGGCCTTTTTTTCTACGGCAATTTAACCATACAAGGTCGCTTTTTATTAAAAAAATTGGTTACTGGGGTCTTAGTTTAATCAGCATTCAGAATCACCGAAAAAGCGCTGAACATAACCCATACATCAACACCCTCAACTATGTCTAAATCAACCCGGCCCTGCTCAGTGACAAGGGCACAGACATCAGTCCCATCAGAAAGTGAAACCACCACCTCTGTAGTAATTGATCCTTTGATAATTCTCGAAACTTTTCCATTAAGTCTGTTTGAAGCGCTACTCATCGGCTCTTCAACATCTTTGGAAACAACCACCCATGGAGCCTTGATTTCTGCTGTTGCAGGAGACTTTTCCCTGAACATAAGCCTCTCCAGACTTTCATTAGTTATGACAGATGTAATTTTATGTCCTGAGTAGGTTGTTATTTCGACTTCTGATTGAATATCACCCTTATTGATCCTCGTAATCAGACCATAAAATGAATTTCTTGCGCTGGTCTTTCTCCGGCTTTCTTTGTCCACATAGTTTCTCAGCACCTGCTTCAGATCCTCTTTGGAAAAATCGATATAAGCAGAGGTAAGACTTGATGTTGAATGGCCAAGAATTTTTTGAACCATGGGCAAAGGAATATTGTTGCGTATTAGCTCAATCGCCCTTGATCTTCTTATGGCAGATGGGTTTCCGAATTCCCTCAAAAGACCGCAAGCCTCTGCCCTTTCATAAAATTTTCTCCTCACATGGGCCGGATCAAGATAAAAAAAATGGCCTTTCAGACCGGCATTTTCTGTCATAGAAAAAGCATTAGAGAGTTCAGCCGCAAGAAATGCTGGTATTT encodes:
- a CDS encoding TOBE domain-containing protein, with translation MDKELDKLFSEPAFSNRSGRINPSGILSPAEEVKYLDTASLELLEKSFRTWTDEAVRMDVRISRKRITLIFLLIRYTGARLGEILSIDETSMIDPDKLTVRLGFSGIDKEENGIASGSRIVEIPAFLAAELSNAFSMTENAGLKGHFFYLDPAHVRRKFYERAEACGLLREFGNPSAIRRSRAIELIRNNIPLPMVQKILGHSTSSLTSAYIDFSKEDLKQVLRNYVDKESRRKTSARNSFYGLITRINKGDIQSEVEITTYSGHKITSVITNESLERLMFREKSPATAEIKAPWVVVSKDVEEPMSSASNRLNGKVSRIIKGSITTEVVVSLSDGTDVCALVTEQGRVDLDIVEGVDVWVMFSAFSVILNAD